The following proteins are encoded in a genomic region of Opitutaceae bacterium:
- a CDS encoding SIS domain-containing protein, producing MSYSVQHLRETAEIVSKINPDDCEKCVRELVGVRERGGRLFILGVGGSAANASHAVNDFRKIAGLEVYAPTDNVSELTARTNDDGWASVFVEWLRGSRLNAKDALLILSVGGGNLEKNVSPNLVAALQLAKQVGARVIGIVGKDGGYTAKVADACVIVPTVNANNVTPHSEAFQAVIWHLWVSHPDVKINQTKWESVVAKP from the coding sequence ATGTCCTATTCCGTTCAACACCTCCGCGAGACGGCCGAAATCGTCTCGAAGATCAATCCCGATGACTGCGAGAAGTGCGTCCGCGAGCTCGTCGGGGTCCGCGAGCGCGGCGGCCGCCTCTTTATTCTCGGCGTCGGCGGCAGCGCCGCCAACGCCTCGCATGCCGTCAACGATTTCCGAAAGATCGCCGGCCTCGAGGTCTACGCCCCAACTGACAATGTGTCAGAGCTGACCGCCCGCACCAACGACGACGGCTGGGCCAGCGTTTTCGTCGAGTGGCTGCGCGGCTCGCGCCTGAACGCGAAGGATGCCCTCCTCATCCTCTCCGTGGGCGGCGGCAACCTCGAGAAGAACGTCTCGCCCAACCTCGTCGCCGCGCTTCAGCTCGCGAAGCAGGTCGGCGCACGTGTCATCGGCATCGTGGGCAAGGACGGCGGCTACACCGCGAAGGTTGCGGATGCCTGTGTGATCGTGCCCACCGTCAACGCCAACAATGTCACCCCCCACTCCGAGGCTTTCCAGGCCGTGATCTGGCACCTCTGGGTGTCTCATCCGGACGTGAAGATCAACCAGACCAAGTGGGAGAGCGTCGTCGCCAAGCCTTGA